From the genome of Anaerolineae bacterium:
TACATTAGCAAAATGGATATGGGACCCGGTACTTTGCCTTGTTTATCTGGAATTGGGCATAGTTTTTTTATACCTTACCCGTGGTATTGCCTGGAAAAAAGGGATACCCGTATTTTTAAAAATCATTCGAAGCGACCGGTCAAAATCCAGCGACAGACTTGTTTCGCACAAAAAGGCATTTTTTTCCGCCGTAGCCGCGACAGTAGGGATCGGCAATATCGCCGGAGTTGGAACCGCAATCCACCTTGGGGGGCCGGGCGCTTTGTTCTGGATGTGGGTGTCTGCTCTTTTCGGCATGTTTTTCAGAATGGCCTCTACCTATATGGCAATCAAAATGCGGCCTGCTGATGAAAACTCTTTATCCTTTGCCACACCAATGGTCTATCTTGAAAAATATATGACAGGAAAATGGGCTTTTATCTCTAAACTGGTAGCGTGTCTTCTATTAATTCAGGGAGTAGTCCTTTACAATTTGGTACAGGCTAACTCCCTGGCCCAGGCAGTACACAACAGGTTCGACGTTCCCAATCTGTTGATCGCGTTTTTAATGACCCTTTGTGTCGGCATGGTCATCCTGGGTGGTTTAAAGAAAATTGTCAATTGTTGCTCGGCAATAGCTCCTGCTGTAATTGCCATCTATGTTGTTACCGGACTTCTGGTGCTCCTGTTTCATCCTGCTCAGACAATAAAAGCACTTGGCCAGGTTTTTTCTTGTGCCTTCATGCCCTATTCCATTGCCGGAGGGGTTGCTGGTTATGCTGTTCTTCAAGCAATGCAGTTTGGTATTTCCCGCGGAGTGTTTTCACATATGTCAGGTATGGGTACGAGTACCTTTTTACAGGGAGCAAATAAAGAGGCCCCTGCAATGGGGGCATTTATGTCGGCAATTACCCCTGTTGTTGATACGGTAATAATATGCAGTATTACCGGCCTGGTGATTCTTTCTACTTCTAATTGGCAGTATCAAACCGGAGCACATCTCACAGCAGCCTCCTTTGAGGCAGGTCTCGGCTTTCTCGGCCAGATAGTTGTCGTTGTAAGTCTTATTGTTTTTGCTCTTACAACGATTGCCGCATTTGCTCATATCTCGGAAAGATGTTTTAAATATCTCGGAGGTACAAATTCCTTTTATTATCGAATCGTCTTTCTTGTTGTAACCTTTCTTGGCCCTTTTCTCAATTTACGGTTTGTATGGTCTCTCAGCGACATTATTATAGCGATGATTATTGTTTTTCACCTGCTTCCTCTTCTGTATATCACTCTTAAAAACCGTAAAGAAATGTGCAAAGATCTGCAGGCGCTCGCAGAGGAAAGTATTGATATAAAACGTCATCGAAAACCATCAAATACCTGTTGAAACAATAAGCGCTAAAATGGCATATTATTACTATTATCGCAAAGAAGGTCTTGCTTCCTTAAATTCAGGAAGATATGGAGAAGCAATAGAGTCCTTTTCCAAGGCAATAATCATAGATCCGGACGATGATTATCTTTATTTCTGCCGGGGAAGGACCTATAAGGAATCCCTGAAATATAAAAAAGCAATTTCCGATTATAACAAGGCAATAGAACTGAATCCTGATGTTGTCGAATATTATAGTTGGAGAGGAGAAGCTTACCGGGCATTAAAGGAGTTTGAAAAAGCAATTGAAGACTATAACAAGGCAATTAAATTAAACCCCGAAGATGCCAATTCTTATTATTGCAGAGGTCTTTTATGTTACGAGATGGGAAGATGCGACCTCGCGATAATGGATTATCAAAAAGTCATCGAACTCGATCCCGGCAGGAAAGATGTTCACGATATCATCGCGTGCTTTAAGAAAAAACTACATAATGAGTCTTTTGATGTAAATATAAGTAAAGCAGGCTCACAGTTTTTAGATTTGAATGAGCAGATAGATATTCTGAACAATCTGACCGGATTACAAAGAGTAAAAAAGGAAGTAAACACACTTGTCAACCTTGTTATGGCAAATAAAGAACGTAAAAAACGTGGACTTCCGGTTGCTCCCATGTCTTTGCATCTTGTTTTCACCGGCAATCCCGGAACAGGCAAGACAATTATAGCCAGATCGCTTGCCGGAATCTTCAGGGCACTGGGTTTGCTTTCAAAAGGGCACCTGGTGGAAGTAGATCGTTCCGGGCTTGTGGCGGGTTATATGGGACAAACAGCGCTTAAGGTAAGGGATGTTGTTGATCAATCATTAGGTGGCGTATTGTTTATTGATGAAGCCTATTCCCTGGTGTCAGGTGGGGATGACTCGGATTTTGGCAGGGAGGCGATTGATACATTGCTGAAAGTAATGGAAGACCATCGAGATAATCTCATTGTTATTGTTGCCGGTTATCCTGACAAGATGATGAAATTCCTGGGGGTGAATCCAGGGTTAAAATCGCGCTTCAACAAGTTTATTCGCTTCGATGATTACAACTCTCTCGAGCTGTTTGAGATTATGAAACTCATGTGCGGCAATGCAGGATACAAAATCACCCCCAAAGCCATGGTTTATTTAAAGCTATTCTTCAGAGAAGTATCGGGACCGGGGGATAAAAAATTCGGCAACGCAAGGGGCGTCAGAAATATTTTTGAAAAAGCGGTGGCAAATCAGGCAAAT
Proteins encoded in this window:
- a CDS encoding amino acid carrier protein: MWDPVLCLVYLELGIVFLYLTRGIAWKKGIPVFLKIIRSDRSKSSDRLVSHKKAFFSAVAATVGIGNIAGVGTAIHLGGPGALFWMWVSALFGMFFRMASTYMAIKMRPADENSLSFATPMVYLEKYMTGKWAFISKLVACLLLIQGVVLYNLVQANSLAQAVHNRFDVPNLLIAFLMTLCVGMVILGGLKKIVNCCSAIAPAVIAIYVVTGLLVLLFHPAQTIKALGQVFSCAFMPYSIAGGVAGYAVLQAMQFGISRGVFSHMSGMGTSTFLQGANKEAPAMGAFMSAITPVVDTVIICSITGLVILSTSNWQYQTGAHLTAASFEAGLGFLGQIVVVVSLIVFALTTIAAFAHISERCFKYLGGTNSFYYRIVFLVVTFLGPFLNLRFVWSLSDIIIAMIIVFHLLPLLYITLKNRKEMCKDLQALAEESIDIKRHRKPSNTC
- a CDS encoding tetratricopeptide repeat protein, whose product is MAYYYYYRKEGLASLNSGRYGEAIESFSKAIIIDPDDDYLYFCRGRTYKESLKYKKAISDYNKAIELNPDVVEYYSWRGEAYRALKEFEKAIEDYNKAIKLNPEDANSYYCRGLLCYEMGRCDLAIMDYQKVIELDPGRKDVHDIIACFKKKLHNESFDVNISKAGSQFLDLNEQIDILNNLTGLQRVKKEVNTLVNLVMANKERKKRGLPVAPMSLHLVFTGNPGTGKTIIARSLAGIFRALGLLSKGHLVEVDRSGLVAGYMGQTALKVRDVVDQSLGGVLFIDEAYSLVSGGDDSDFGREAIDTLLKVMEDHRDNLIVIVAGYPDKMMKFLGVNPGLKSRFNKFIRFDDYNSLELFEIMKLMCGNAGYKITPKAMVYLKLFFREVSGPGDKKFGNARGVRNIFEKAVANQANRVVSLSECTDEDLMTLDDIDFL